Proteins encoded in a region of the Paenibacillus pedocola genome:
- a CDS encoding lysozyme inhibitor LprI family protein, with protein MRKAMLLTIFVCGLALAGCSNSTDTNNGSAESSQAVQETAAPASTAPATAAPDNDQPEATTLQTTAPAASPAAGQPSAVSGTQQEYIAKLDAVEAGLKDLQSLYDSGVTASMREAADEEYQRWDKALNEIYNVLKQQLSASEMAELKEKQLDWITYRDETAKKASLEFEGGTMEPLEYTAVLGSVTKDRCYELVKLYMK; from the coding sequence ATGAGAAAAGCAATGCTTTTGACGATATTCGTATGCGGTTTGGCACTTGCCGGCTGCAGTAATAGCACGGATACCAATAACGGTTCTGCCGAATCAAGCCAAGCTGTGCAAGAGACTGCAGCACCAGCGTCTACGGCACCGGCAACTGCCGCGCCTGATAATGACCAGCCAGAGGCAACTACACTACAAACAACTGCTCCCGCGGCTTCTCCAGCTGCCGGACAGCCATCGGCTGTTTCCGGTACACAGCAGGAGTATATCGCTAAGCTGGATGCTGTAGAAGCCGGACTCAAGGATCTGCAAAGCTTATATGATTCCGGGGTAACAGCATCCATGAGGGAGGCTGCGGATGAAGAGTACCAACGGTGGGATAAGGCATTAAATGAAATTTATAATGTGCTTAAGCAGCAGCTGTCTGCGAGCGAAATGGCAGAATTGAAAGAGAAGCAGCTGGACTGGATCACCTACAGGGACGAAACAGCTAAGAAAGCGTCATTAGAGTTTGAAGGCGGCACCATGGAGCCGCTGGAATACACAGCTGTGCTGGGAAGTGTCACGAAGGACAGGTGCTACGAGCTGGTCAAGTTGTATATGAAGTAA